TGAAAAGAGACTTcacgaaaaaaatgtttcaatcaAAGGCTTTTATAGGATAAGAATTCTATATATTTACTCCAAAGTGCAagcaaaaatatatacatatattgaaatatcaaattattattaAAGGCAGAACAAAATTGTGTTACGTCCCTGCAAAGAAAATATACTGTTCTATCATTAAATCAATTTTGAATCTGGAAAGAAGCAAGCAATCCAATTCCTGAGGATGAGGTGACATCTctcaaaatttttaatatttttattacaGGAAAAGAGGGACCAAAATAAATGTGATGGTTTTTGCGCCGGTATTCCATATTTTACTTGTGAACCCGGTAAAGGCGTCTTTGtaacaattgaaaaaataaacccCATAAACATGACTTGTTCCAAAGAAACTTCGAAAAAATCAGATTTGGATGTTTGCTTGGAAAAAAGCATATCGAATTTATTTCTGCGTGATAAAGAACTCGAAAAGCCTCACAAGCATGAAGAAATAATAACGAAATATGGGGAATACACAAATTTGTCGAATAAGAGTACAACCTACATACGCAATTCTCTTTCATTGCAAAATATGTTGGACGTAGATAGGTCGACGAATTCGAATAACGATTTTGACAATAATTCGATCATCCCACGAGATAAGGCCTATTTGATTCACGAGAGTGattcgaagaaaaaaatcagaaataaatcAGAGTTGGATCTCATTGATATACTAGGTAATTCCCAATACGACAATCATGATAAGAAGGGAGAATATAGTGGGACCTGCAAAAAATTGAACGGCAAGAAAATTGATGGGGAAGCGCCTAAATACGGAAAAAGTAGAAGTTTAGGAGCAGGAACACAATCTTTGGAAAATGGAACATTACCCACAATGAAGAAGAAATTTGGTACTGAATCTCGAAATGGTGGTAACAATAAGAGTAAGTGGAACATTAAATTAATCCAATAAttcgaagaaattatactgaaaaGTGATTGAACAGTAATATAATTTTCCTGTGGAATTTTCCATCACATTGAATTTATTTATAATGAAGCTTTCATAATTTGGTTCAAAATTATTGTTTTGCATTTAGATTAgtacattttatgtttttttttacgtGAAACTGTTTGTAATATGACGCTCAAATTTTTGCATGGATCTCTGATTTAACGTTTATTTTTGGGCCAAGTACGTTATCCATTTCGATCGTTTCTCATTTAGAATGCTTTATCGAAATTATTCGTGATCAAACTTACAAACAAATTTTCTGCTGAAAACTTTGTTACTTATTAATGATGCAAATGCAATTCTATTTTTCTTCATGTGTTTCTTTCATCTTCTCTGTTCGgtaattcatttgaattatgGGCAATTAACTAGTTTTATGTTGCCTATATTAGATTATTTTACTCTTCCTACTCTTTAGCATCCTAATGATTGAGAATGATCTCAATACGTCGCGCTGTGCCAAAAATAAATACGGTTTCGAATCAACTCAGAAATTAGCCGTTCTATTTCGAGGTTCTCACTTTAGTGAATCTTCGGAGATGTTAACATGTGGCTGAGTAGAGATCGACTAAATGATCTGCTGTAATCTGAAGTCGTTAAAAAGTTCGTACTGAATATCTATAGATTCGAAAACAATGTCTCTAagtagaagaaaaaatttcaaccacAGGTTCGATTTCGATAACACGAACGATTATTACGcatcttccaaaaaaaaattaaaccaaAATATTTATGCTAATATTAAGGAAGTGGAAGAGGACATAATTAATAATTTGCCGCTGTTCGTTCTAGAAATAAACGAAAAAAGTGAAGCTTTAGCGAAGGCGTGCACGTCGAAAAACTGTGATAAACCCAAATACTCGGAACTTCAAAAAGCCCCCAACAACGATATTACTATCGGAACGCTGGTGGAAATTTCAAATGACGTTACCGAGGAACCTCTGTATGGTGTTATAAGGTGGCTTGGCATCGAAAATGGAACGAATTTCATTCTTGCCGGTGTCGAGTTGGAAAATGATCCGGAAAATTTGCCTCTGATGTTAACAGATGGCACGCATAATGGTGATAGACTCTTCAATTGTTCTGAGAAAAGAGCTTTGTTTGTCCCAATCCAGCAGTGTCATAAAGATTCTAGATTTCAGGATGGATTGCCCACTCCTGTTCATCAACCTTTGGATAGTTTGATTGACAATGTGAGTATTTGTCCACAATCCAATTAGACTACTCAATCAGTAATAATCTGAGGAATTGAACTCGTGCTAAAAAATTGGAATCCTCCTCAGCTAATCATCTTTTAGTACCTATATAAaaacccattttttttttcagagagatTGCACAATTATAAAGGGATGCGTAGCACCTTTGTGCATGCCCACAGAAGAAGATGTAGAGGCTGTTTGTGGAAAGTACAAAGGTATTCAAGGACATCACAATTCTTGCTATTTGGATGTTACTCTATTTTCAATGTTTACGTTCACTGGAGTATTCGACAGTCTTCTGTTCAGACCGAAAGGGCCTAATGATATTCCCGACTATGAGgaggtgagaaatttttatcCAGTTCTAGATTACGGAATAAGAGGCAATAATTAATCAATTCTTAGGTGCAACGTGTCCTCAGGGAAGAAATAGTTAATCCTCTGAGGAAAAACCTCTATGTCAGTGCTGGACATGTTATGAACCTGAGAAAACTCCTAGACCGTCTTAGTTCAGTATCGGGTTTAACAAGCGAGGAAAAAGATCCAGAAGAATTCCTAAATTCCCTTCTAGCTCAAATACTGAAAGCGGACCCTTTCTTGAAATTGAATTCTGGTCAAGAGGCTTTTcattatcaattgtttgtagAAAAAGACGCCGATTTGACTTTACCTACTGTTCAACAACTTTTTGAGCAAAGTTTTCTCACTAGTAATATCAAACTGAAAGAAGTACCTTCTTGTTTGATCATCCAGATGCCTAGGTTCGGGAAAAACTTCAAAATGTATCCGAGGATTTTACCTTCACAATTGTTAGACGTTACAGATGTCATTGAGGAATGTGAGTATCAGACAACCAAAAACTCCTAGAATTGATTCGTTATTTAATAACTTTTGATCATTGCAGCACCCAGACAATGTATAGTTTGTGGAAAAGTTGCCCGTTATGAATGTCGAGAATGCTTCGATTTCAATAATGCAGGTTTAGCAAGTACAGCCTTCTGCGAGGTGTGCCTCAAAACAGCTCACCGGCATGAGAAACGAATACACCATTTACCCGAACCTCTGGATGTGTCTTACGATTTTACAATAATGGAGAACCATGTTAAACCCCCAAGACTATTTATGGAGCTTTTCGCAGTCATTTGCATTGAAACGTCACATTATGTTGCATTTGTCAAGTGTGGAGTGGGCCATGAAGCGCCCTGGTGTTTCTTTGATTCGATGGCAGACAGAAAAGGTAAGTtcattttctttcttcttttcgtTAGATAAAATTCCGAAATTTCAGGAGAGAGAAACGGGTACAATATTCCAGAGATGGTGGCATGTCCAGACATCTCAAGATGGTTATCAGATGAAGGAGTATGTAGGGAACTCCATGAAGAGTATCCAAACGACAAGTTCCTACCAGAACATGCTCGTAGACTCCTATGTGATGCTTACATATGTATGTACCAAAGTTCCGATGTTATGATGTACAGATAAATTATTTGAGAAAAGTCTGTTAGATGTATACAAGTCAAATTCCTTTAATGACGAAAGACTATTATagaaatttctattttgaatCTTTTGCAGTTTGATGGGtatatttgaaatttacaattCTATTATACTTctctaataaaaataaattacaaTCAATCTTTTGAAGCTGAACAGAATGTTAAATAtgataaattttattattaaaGATGACATAAAAGATTCTATTTCCTACTAAAACAGATATATAATGTAAATTCTGGTGCGtcttattttttattcttttacTGGTTTTAAAACATTCTATTTGGTATTAATTTGGTTTTGTCTATTTTTAAACTACTGACTAATCTTGAACTAATGTTATTTTCGTCCATTTTATAAATCTTTCAAACAACACAACTATTTCATAATTGATATATGTTCCTTTAATACCACGAACTTTCTCTAATTTCAAATTAAGTCTTGGGATTATGATGAAAATTCTCTATAAATGTTGCAGTaaacatttttgttgaaatcaaAAAAAGTATTATCTAATCTAGTTAGAGACTTTATTGCTTGttacttataacttgaaatatttatttaattttatttgttaGATAATTAAACATAGATATCTTAACTTAAAAGAAAGGCTAATGTGTATTGTAAATTCCTTCTAAGTTAGCAAGTAAATGTTGTTtctttatgaataaaatatgTTTCCCATATTTTCTAAAAGTTTTTTCCATATACCTAGATTTTTAAGAAAATTATAAAGAAATGAGAAGCATTACATTCTTCTTGAAAAGGGGATAAAGTTACTTACTTGATGATTTTTTAGATGGCAGGTtaggtaaaaaaaaaagatctcaAGGTCAACGATATATTTATTTAGTAACTCAACATAACTGTGCTATGAATTCTAATAAATAGTGACATATTTCAAACCATAATCCAGTAAAAAAAATAATGCTAAACTTTATCCACACAAGTGAATAAAACAAAAGTTATTCTACAGCATAAGAAATTGTATACTATTTTTGTTAGGTGAAAATAAGTTATCCTCTACAGAGATTCCCACATTTTGTTAACAAACATTAATGACAACAAAAAATAGAATTAATCCTCCGAATCGcattaaaaaacaataatacAGCTTCATCTTTACCACTGCTCTCACAAAATTCCTATTCTGGATTAGATGAAGATTGTTTCAAACAATCTTTCATTGCAGATCTCTtcatttccgaatttttcgTATCTTGAAAAGAGTGCTtcctcaaagatgtaaaaaattattttgagtttACTTCCTGAAAATACTGCATTTATCTTGTTTTTTCCATCACGTTTTATGGCAGAATGTCAGCAAAAATAAGAGTTGATTCAACCATATTTTGACAaattcaaacttttttatttcaatgtttTACTACTTCTCTCTACATTACAATAACAAATCGAAACGGTGTGGTTTCATTTGTTATCACAACAGGAAACATTGAAATATCAGCAAATAATCACCTACGAGTCGAcctttcagtgaatatatttcCAAAGGAAGGGAAAGTTCAAAGTGAATAATTTTGACTTGAGTTTCTTTCTTGGATTAAATACGACATTGAACAAAATGTGGGGTAAGTATGTCAAAACTACTACTAAAAACTATCCAGAAGAAGCAAAGTGGCTGAACAAACTAAATATAAGATACACATAAGTAACAGGAAGTTCAATAATATAACTCATCTTCATCCATTGTGAAATCGCTTCCAAAACCTGAATCCATGGTGTATAAAGGACTGGAACAAAATAAGGAATCCTGAGTTGCATCATTTGGAATGTTTCAGTCCAATCAAGGATTATTATTTAGTAAAATGGAAACAAATACAGAAGCATTGTCTCTGGTTTTTTTACatgtaaaaaaattatcgaatttctcaaagaaaaagaattttttctatttcaaatTATCGGTCCATCTCTACCATAAATCATTCATAAAGATCAAATAAATTTATTGCACAGTTTGCACGACTCTAAAACGTTAGTCAAGTTAAGTAAAGTAATTTTTTCAGGTAATAGGCTTAAACCGATCGTTTGAAGTACCAAACTGCATTTTGATTTCTACTGAGCTGTTGTTATTTCTCAGGAGTGTTGGGAAAGGAATTTTTCAGTTCACGTTCCATTTTGAAAAAGGCTCAATTATAGCTCGtttcgaagaatttttttcacccAATCATTTTTTCTTACTCAATATTTAAAATTGACCCTTCTCAATCCCTTTTTTGCTTTTTTGAGGCTTTCCTCCTCTACGACTGAATCTCATTTACGTCTCATGACCCCATACTGCGAATCAAGTTGGCGGTAACggtggtttaaattttttttactcaCTTCGAAGCTCTGCACGTGAAGAACACGATGCGCTTCAACTTCTTGTTGTAGAAGAAATAGTTGAAGCTCCAGAGGCACCCGTCCTCTCCGAAAGGATCGGATGCCAGGTCCGGATTGTATGAAAATATGTCGCACTCAGGGAGACATATCTCGTCGTCGAGGGCGCTCCACAGAGCCGGGCCTAGGGCGCGGTACTGTTCGCCTACTGTGGCGATCAGCTGCGTATCGATCGCATTTGCGACCCATTGCCGAGACGGCTCTTTGCTGAAGTCGTCGCTCTAAAAAAATAGACAAAAATTGTTACTTACGCCAATGGGATTCGAAGAAAAAACTTTGCCATTTGACTGAGGGATTTCGCTTATTCATTGACAAGGTCCTATTCAAACAATTTGTATCTTCGTTATTTTCAAAAAAGTGCATGCACCTGAATGAATaacattcaattttttatacagCATTTTCGTTTATATCCTGCATTTTAGCCGCATCTTTATTAAACACCCCGTATAAGCAACAGTCCGGTATAAAAAGTTGATTGTCATTTTCTCTACAACCATCTTTACATGTTTATGTTTGAGCAGGCTACAACTCCAGTACCTACATATAATgaaaatacaggctgtttctAAAGGCGATGCACCTCGCGAAAGAAGAATACCGAACACATAATTTTCTTCACATGACTTACAATTGTTACAAGGTGAATAAACATCTTGTTGTTCTATTTGAAGTTCATTGTCACCTTCAACGTTCTTCATGCACCTACAGTGGAAAATTCCGCACAAAACAAGATAACAACTTTAAAATGAATCACAAGATGCCTTATCAACATCTCATGAATAGCAAAATGTAATCATACCATGTTTTCATAATTTCATGCTAATCACAATCGCCATTCAAAATCAGGAaatgaattcattttttcaCAACGGAGATCAATGACCCAATCAATAAATACCAAATCGTTGACCTCAAGAACAAAAGCTTGCAactcaaaatgaatattttattgaaaaattatggaatttcGATTTTAACTGGCAAAGTAAATCAATCGTTATCACAAATGAGTAACTAGGTATGAGCAGTAAAATGAATTCTTTAATTTCTCACACAATTCAAATTGGTTCTAATGATTCTTTGTATGAAGTTGATTTGGAAGATATGCTGGTGTTAACTTATCCTATTGAGGAGAATTCGATTACCTTGACATTCATAAAGTCATAATCTGGAAAAGCTGAGTTCAGTGTGGCGATCAGATAGAAAAGAGTCTTTCGACTGATGGTATCGCACAGTAACCCATCTTCATCGCTGGGGATACTGCTGCTGTAATGAGAACTTCCTGGAGATAAGCCCTGTGGTGGAGATAAAGCTTGTAAATCATTAGGGTGTACACCTTCAGGATTGAACCTCTTGTAAAGAATTTTGTCGATTCCCACCATTTTGCAGGAATAACTTTCAATCCTTCCAACTATATTACAGTCTTCAGTTTTGAAGAATAAGGCATTATTTATGGTTTCGAATCTTGTACTTTCAAGTAACTTCATGttgaagatttttgtttccAATAAATAGCTTAAATAGTTATTTCAATGTCTCAACAGAAAAATGTCGTTTATATTGTACAAAGTCTTATATTTTTAGCACTACTCGGTAAACAGTTCTTAAACATTGCTGTGGGATGCAAGAATATTCCTTTTCTTTTCCAATAAACAAGATTATATGATGACACCAAGGTACGCTCCACTGATTTCTTGCTCAATAAATCGTTGGGGCACATTACAATCAAGATGAAACCGAAAACAAACCACAGTTTCTATTGTTTCTACTCGCTTATAGTCAACAGAAATGCGAACTTGTAGTTGAAAAACGTTCAAAGAAATCCACTATTTATAACACTTAAGTCTAGAAGAAACAGACGCCAAAACACTACTTTCCACCGTTAGCTAGAGTTCAGATTCAGAATCATCAAAGTCAGAAAACATTTTAAACTGTCGAAAAACACTAACACAACCGAAGAAACTATTTTCGAAATTCACTTTTCAATAATTCGATTAGAACAAAGGAAATTGTTTGACACTTTCAACATCAAATAGTCATCATTCGTTCGTTTACTAACATTCAATGTTACCAACCGCGACCAATGCCAGCAAACTGATGCATGGAAATTTCCATTCTCTGCGCAGGTCCCCAATTAACTgaaacgaaaatgaaaagtgctAGTAATCCTTGACAGCACCTCACCTATTGTTTTATTTGGTTTACGAGACTTGATTACGAATTAGTGGTTTTAACGATAAGCGTTTGTAATTAAGACACGCACAAATCAATACACAtatgcaaacaaaatttaatATACATACGGCCGTTTGATCCAACAAAATGTTCATTCAAATTAATGTCGCACATTTATCGATTTCGAATTAATAAGTtcaaatggaattttttttttattttactctTGATTGGCTGTAAAACACAATTTTTTCTCTAGTCTTTAATAGATGTTGGGTAGATAATTGTCTTTACCGTTCTTTCTGTGTAGGTGTTGCATTTTTATTTCAAGGATACAATGTCATGGGGGTCAAGTAGAAGACTATATTTGGCGGATGCGCAGAATTTACTAATAATTGAAAAGTCGTGAAATTcgtttatttttcgaactattGAATGCACTCTCCTAAAAAAAGGAGAAGTGAACCCAATTTTTGACGAAAAGCTTATATTTTTTTAGTGGAATGATTTTTATGAATTGAGACAACCCACAAGTATGACATTattatgcaatgaaaaataattttttccatatcGGTTGAAATCAAACCAGTTCAGAATTTCTTAGGTGCATATTTCATGATATCTAAAGGatgttatgaatttttatcTTCGATTTCTTCCACAACTATCGACGAttctattgaatttcaattaatCCTTTTTGTGAAACCACtacattattttattttcagttttctcgATCTTTTTCTATATTCATTTGTTTAAGAAATAAAGAAATGGAATTCGGAAATAAATATTGCATGTCTCAATAAAGACCTCCCCCAGGTAGTAAAAATTTTGAACAGTATGAATGGTGTATTGAGACTAACGAGGGTGTTAGAAATTTATTGAAGTTACGAGAGGAAAAACTAATAAAAATAACTCGAATCATTCAATGCATCCAAATATCAAAGACAAAGAACTTACATTTGTACGTCCTCAAGGTCCCGATTTATTTTGAGAACTTACATTCATCCGAATACCTTAGGCCGGAAATTCATtcgaagaaaaacaaaaaattcccgCGCTTAGCATAAAATTACATCTAGAAGATGATGTCCGGCGctttattttcgatgttttttacCGAATAGAAAATTCAGGCCCAAGTGACAAGTCAACGAATCCAACTTAGTTTAAATTTAACTCTTTGAATCAAGAGTCGGGACCAGCGCACTTTTCACTCAGTCAGTTATATACGTAAAGTCCAGAAATATACTTTATAGTATCCTTAGACAAACATCATGCGATTATAATGAAGACTTAGAGTTTCATTTGATTATGGTTAGTGCGATTTTGGTAAGTCGGACGTTTGAAACATTGCCTCTCTATTTATAACGAATTAACAATTCCCTACTTAACCTTTTGAGTGCCTGAACG
The nucleotide sequence above comes from Coccinella septempunctata chromosome 4, icCocSept1.1, whole genome shotgun sequence. Encoded proteins:
- the LOC123311474 gene encoding ubiquitin carboxyl-terminal hydrolase CYLD isoform X2 — protein: MTCSKETSKKSDLDVCLEKSISNLFLRDKELEKPHKHEEIITKYGEYTNLSNKSTTYIRNSLSLQNMLDVDRSTNSNNDFDNNSIIPRDKAYLIHESDSKKKIRNKSELDLIDILGNSQYDNHDKKGEYSGTCKKLNGKKIDGEAPKYGKSRSLGAGTQSLENGTLPTMKKKFGTESRNGGNNKKINEKSEALAKACTSKNCDKPKYSELQKAPNNDITIGTLVEISNDVTEEPLYGVIRWLGIENGTNFILAGVELENDPENLPLMLTDGTHNGDRLFNCSEKRALFVPIQQCHKDSRFQDGLPTPVHQPLDSLIDNRDCTIIKGCVAPLCMPTEEDVEAVCGKYKGIQGHHNSCYLDVTLFSMFTFTGVFDSLLFRPKGPNDIPDYEEVQRVLREEIVNPLRKNLYVSAGHVMNLRKLLDRLSSVSGLTSEEKDPEEFLNSLLAQILKADPFLKLNSGQEAFHYQLFVEKDADLTLPTVQQLFEQSFLTSNIKLKEVPSCLIIQMPRFGKNFKMYPRILPSQLLDVTDVIEESPRQCIVCGKVARYECRECFDFNNAGLASTAFCEVCLKTAHRHEKRIHHLPEPLDVSYDFTIMENHVKPPRLFMELFAVICIETSHYVAFVKCGVGHEAPWCFFDSMADRKGERNGYNIPEMVACPDISRWLSDEGVCRELHEEYPNDKFLPEHARRLLCDAYICMYQSSDVMMYR
- the LOC123310899 gene encoding repressor of RNA polymerase III transcription MAF1 homolog — translated: MKLLESTRFETINNALFFKTEDCNIVGRIESYSCKMVGIDKILYKRFNPEGVHPNDLQALSPPQGLSPGSSHYSSSIPSDEDGLLCDTISRKTLFYLIATLNSAFPDYDFMNVKSDDFSKEPSRQWVANAIDTQLIATVGEQYRALGPALWSALDDEICLPECDIFSYNPDLASDPFGEDGCLWSFNYFFYNKKLKRIVFFTCRASNPLYTMDSGFGSDFTMDEDELYY
- the LOC123311474 gene encoding ubiquitin carboxyl-terminal hydrolase CYLD isoform X1, which codes for MYSYANSQNPTCGVLIENCLLKDGKGNKERTAYVGQMVKIMGSLDNGEVLIKILKDGESWETLQFICKRSQIAPVEEKILFFLSSIPPQERVKLAKNREKCEKLATITKDMTVAVSFNDDVALGVIKYIGVVKGIGRCIGVQLHEKRDQNKCDGFCAGIPYFTCEPGKGVFVTIEKINPINMTCSKETSKKSDLDVCLEKSISNLFLRDKELEKPHKHEEIITKYGEYTNLSNKSTTYIRNSLSLQNMLDVDRSTNSNNDFDNNSIIPRDKAYLIHESDSKKKIRNKSELDLIDILGNSQYDNHDKKGEYSGTCKKLNGKKIDGEAPKYGKSRSLGAGTQSLENGTLPTMKKKFGTESRNGGNNKKINEKSEALAKACTSKNCDKPKYSELQKAPNNDITIGTLVEISNDVTEEPLYGVIRWLGIENGTNFILAGVELENDPENLPLMLTDGTHNGDRLFNCSEKRALFVPIQQCHKDSRFQDGLPTPVHQPLDSLIDNRDCTIIKGCVAPLCMPTEEDVEAVCGKYKGIQGHHNSCYLDVTLFSMFTFTGVFDSLLFRPKGPNDIPDYEEVQRVLREEIVNPLRKNLYVSAGHVMNLRKLLDRLSSVSGLTSEEKDPEEFLNSLLAQILKADPFLKLNSGQEAFHYQLFVEKDADLTLPTVQQLFEQSFLTSNIKLKEVPSCLIIQMPRFGKNFKMYPRILPSQLLDVTDVIEESPRQCIVCGKVARYECRECFDFNNAGLASTAFCEVCLKTAHRHEKRIHHLPEPLDVSYDFTIMENHVKPPRLFMELFAVICIETSHYVAFVKCGVGHEAPWCFFDSMADRKGERNGYNIPEMVACPDISRWLSDEGVCRELHEEYPNDKFLPEHARRLLCDAYICMYQSSDVMMYR